AAACTCAAAGACTACTGGTTTGAGTTTGCAGACGGCCTCTAATGCCGAATTTTGAGGCACTTTCGGTATCGAGACTTTCCGCGCCCTTTAAGTCCTTCGAGACAGTCCCGGATTTGGATTGTGCCGATTATGGATCCCTTTTAGGGGCAACACGCCCGATTAATCCGGACAAATGACGAATGGTGAATTTAAAGATTGTCTCTCACCTATACACTATAAAGGAAGAGCTATAAAACCGAAAATAGATCCATCAATCGGAGTAAAGTTGCAATTTTTTAGTGGGAGAGAAGACTTTCTTTGATTGATGCCGAAGCCTTCCATAAATCTACCTTAAAAAAAATCTGAAAAAAAATAGTGTTTTTCGTTCATCTTCTGTTTTTTGTAATAGCGTTCTCATGATATCATGGGGCTATATTTTTCTTTGTGCTCCTTATTTTTTTTCTTCCAAGAGACAAGTTTGGGAAGTCTAAAATAATTACTATTATAAAAAAATGTTGCACAATATATCCAAGGTCGCCTATTGAGTAAATTGTCATGAACGCTAAATTTCGGAGGAAACAACCCATGGCGTTAAAAGATACAATCAAATCGATGAAGGATCTTCTGGAGCAAATCTCCGCAGATCTTCCAAAAGCTGAAAACGGCAACAAAGCTGCCTCGCAGCGAGTCCGTACAGGCACAGTAAAGCTTGAAAAGACAGCGAAAAAATACCGCAAGGAATCAATCTCGTCTGAAAAAGGAACCAAGAGCAAGAAAAAGCCAGCCGCTAAAAAAGCTGCCAAGAAAAGTGCTCCTAAAAGCGCCCCTAAAAGCGCAGCAAAGCATCAAGCTAAGCCAGCTCAAAAAAAAAACCCCAAAAAAGGGCCCGCTAAAACGATGAAGTCCAAACGTATGACCTCTCGTCCTTCCGCCCTTATGGTTAAAAGAGGCAAAATGGCGAAAAGGCCTACGGCAAAGTTGGCAAGAAAACACGCTCGCTAGTGATGTTTTTCTCATTTTATGCAGCTTTCGACAGGTGTTGAAAGCTGCATTTTTCTCCTTCAAGCAGCTTCTAAATAGCTTTCATTGTAGCCCTTTCACTCACTTGCCTGTCGTTTCATTAGATGCTAATCTTTCAATCCCGAGGCTTTCTCAAAGCCCTCATGCCAATTTTTGAGACGCTTTCGGTATAGCTTCATGAATGCCCCTCCCCGCATTTCCGATCAAAGTTTCAGCGCCTTGGGATGAGAGGAGCCTCAAAATGTAAACGCCCTCAAATCGAGGTGTGTCAAAATATTTTGGCAAGCAGTCCATTTTCAGCCAGTGTCGCACCGATCTGAGTTTGCGGGCAGGGGTCTTTAAAAATTGGATTGAGACTGGTTCAAAGGGGGTGTTGGTCTCCCGATAATTCTAAATTTAATTAGCAGGGGATAGGGCTTGTCTTTTTTTGAGAGATAGGGTATTTTCTTTTGGTTAGCCTTAGAAATAAACGGTTAAGTTCAAACGTTACTATATCGACTATGCCGAAGGTGTCTTACAGCTAATTCCCAAATTTTCAGGCACTTCCGGTATATATTGCCCCTCTGTTTAGAGTTGAACGGACGGTCAAAGAACCCCTGGCTCTTGGCGAGGTTATATCGGGGCAGACAATTAGAGGCTGTCCATAAACTGAAATCGTATGATTTGTTTGCGCCATACGGATATAAGCTTTGAAAAAACTCAGCATGTTAATTCAATATGGTGAATTTTT
This genomic window from Estrella lausannensis contains:
- a CDS encoding histone; its protein translation is MALKDTIKSMKDLLEQISADLPKAENGNKAASQRVRTGTVKLEKTAKKYRKESISSEKGTKSKKKPAAKKAAKKSAPKSAPKSAAKHQAKPAQKKNPKKGPAKTMKSKRMTSRPSALMVKRGKMAKRPTAKLARKHAR